In the Pedobacter cryoconitis genome, CTCAAAGACCAGCTCAAAATCAGGATAATGCGATTTATATCACAACGCATTATACAAAGATTGAAAAGCTGGTACCAATGCGGGATGGTGTGAAGCTCTTTACGATCATTTATGTTCCAAAAGATAACTCAAAAGAATATCCTATACTTTACAACCGGACTCCTTATTCTGCAGGGCCATATGGAGCAGAGCTTTATAAAACGAGCTTAGGTCCATCAATGGTGTTTGCAAAAGATGGTTATATCTTCGTTTATCAGGATGTAAGAGGCAGATATATGTCTGAAGGGGAATTTGTAGCTAACCGCCCTTTTATTCCTGATAAAAAGACAAAGACAACAGTAGATGAAAGTTCTGACAGTTATGATACAATAGACTGGCTGGTTAAAAATGTAAAAGGAAACAATGGTAAAGTTGGGACCTGGGGGATTTCTGCTCCCGGTTTTTATACAACAATGACTACCATCGATGCACATCCTGCATTGAAAGCGGCTTCTCCTCAAGCTCCGGTAACAGATTGGTTTTTAGGAGATGACCGCCACCATAACGGTGCATTCTTTTTAATGGGCACGTTTTCATTTTTGGCCTATTACGGAACACCACGACCTGAGCCTACTCCAAATCATGCAGACAGATTTACCGCTTATGGTACACCAGATGCTTATGAGTTCTATAAAAATCTCGGGCCTTTAAAAAATGCAGATGAACGTTATTTTAAAGGAAAAAATCTGGTCTGGAATGAAATGATGGACAATGAGAACTATAATGATTTCTGGAAGTCGCGTACTCCGGTCCCACATCTCAAAAACATTAAACCAGCAGTGATGACAGTTGGCGGATGGTTTGATCAGGAAGATTTATACGGTCCTTTAAAGACATTTGCGGGTATAGAGCAGAACAAACCAGCCGCACCAAACTATTTAGTAATGGGCCCCTGGACACATGGAAGCTGGACAACGGGCAGCAATGCTTCACTTGGCAATGTTCGTTTTAATTCCGAAACCGGCCCTTATTACAGGGAACAGATTGAGCTTACTTTCTTTAACCACTATCTTAAAGGCACAGCAAACCCTGAACTACCAAAAGCCACCATCTTTGAAACAGGCTCTAATCAATGGAAAAAATATGCAGCATGGCCTCCAGCAGAAGCAAAAGAAGAGCGTCTTTACTTTCACGCTAGCGGAAAACTTTCTTTTGAAGCACCCTTAAAGGAAGCGAAAGAATATGATGAATTTATCAGTGATCCAGAAAATCCGGTTCCATATACCAATGAAATAAGAATTGACAGGGGTAGTGATTATATGTACGAAGATCAGCGTTTTGCGGCAAAAAGACCAGACGTATTGGTTTATCAGACTCCGATATTGGAAAATGATGTAGTGATTTCCGGACATCTTTTAGCCGACTTATTTGTTTCTACAACAGGTACAGATGCTGATTTCGTGGTAAAACTGATCGATGTATATCCTGGTGATGCACCTGATGACAGTCCGTTGCCGGGTACAAAAATGGGCGGTTTCCAGCAATTGGTTCGTGGTGAGGTAATGCGTTCTAAATTTAGAAATAGCTTTTCAGCACCAGAAGCAATGGTTCCCGGCGCAGTAACTGAAGTCAAATTCGATATGCAGGATGCGGCTCATTGCTTTAAGAAAGGTCATAAAATTATGGTGCAGGTTCAAAGCTCCTGGTTTCCTTTAGTAGACCGCAATCCGCAAACATTTGTGAATGTATATAAAGCAACGGAGACTGACTTCCAAAAAGCAACCCACCGTGTATATTTTAAAACCGGACAGGCATCAAGCCTGAAAGTTAGTGTGTTGAAGGCCGATTAAAAGACTTCAATTTCCCAGCTCCTTTTCCAGTCAAGCCCTGGCGATAAAGATTGTATCCCTTCTTTATCGCTAAGTTGCTGGTTATGATGGATGCCATCAGCAATTCCACACCAAGGTTCCAGGCACACAAAATCTGCATCCTTCGCTGACCAGATTCCAAAGAAAGGAAAATCTATGAAACGGAAATTAAGACCATGCTGATTTTTAGTGTTCTTTAATTGAATAGACTTACTGTTCAAATCTTTCATGACCAGTGCATCATTATAAAATAATTCATGCTGCAGGTTTAGCTTACGATCGCTGAGCTGTAAGATAGCAACCTGATCACCAATCAGGTTATCTTCAATCTGGTGAATATTCAACGATTCGTCCTGAGAAAATTCAAGATAATAATCTTCGTAAACCGTGTCTGCTGTTAATGGAACAGCAAAAGCCGGATGAGCACCTACAGAAAACAAAAGATCTTTTGTTCCTGGATTGTTCACTTCATAAGTACAGGAAACGGCCGGTCCGGAAATCCTGTATCTTAAACTGAATTTAAACTCAAAAGGATAAACCTCCGAAGTTTTCACTGTATTGGAAAGCGTAAATAAAGCTTCCTCCTCACTAATTTGCTGAGCCTCAAAGTCAAGGTCCCTTGCAAACCCATGACGGGGAAGCTGATAAGATTGATCACCAATACAATAGGTATTATTTTTAAGCGCCCCTACAATTGGAAAAAGTACCGGACTGAATTTGCCCCAAAAAGCAGGATCACCTTTCCATAAGTATTCCAGGTTATCTTTTTTGCTTTTGATACTTTGTAACTCCGCTCCTTTTGCCGAAATAGTTACTTTGATATTTTCGTTTTCCAGTAAAATCATCATTTTATAAATTTAGGCAAACAGGGGGCGTTTAATACCTTATTTAACCAATAGTCTTTCTATTCTTTTAACTACATAATCCAGGTCAAACGGTTTACTGATATAAGCATCGGCTTGTGCAGTAACACTTTTCTCCTTACTTTCAGGATTAGCTGACATCACAATCACAGGAATATGTTTAGTAAACATGTCAGTTTTTAAATCATCACAGATCTCAATTCCGTTTCCATCAGGCAACATCACATCGATGATAAACAAATCTGGCAATGCATCGTTCAATTTGCTTTTCAATTCCGCAAAAGTCGAGGATAATTGTAATTCATATCCTTCATCTTTTAATAAAAATTCAATAATATATCTGATATCCTGGTCGTCTTCTAAAACGTGTATTCTTTTCTTCATAATTTATTTTGGTGTGAATCTGAATTTTCCACACAATATGCAAACATTGTTCCGAATTTCCCGTTTTAAGAACATTTTCTCTTAACTATCTTTTCTTAAGACTTCTAAAGGTGGATGCTTCAATATTCCTCTGCTACTGCTCATTCCTGTGATCACTACAATCAAGGTCACTGCACTAAATAATAATACTATAGGTAAAGGCTCCGGTGTAAAAACTGCGTCGAAAATATAGGTTGCCAGCGCCCAGCTTCCTGCCAGGGCAATGACCATTCCTGCTGCGGCAGCAAGCACACCAAGAAATAGATATTCAATAGCTGTGATAGAAAGAATCTGTGTTCCTTTTGCACCAATAGTTCTTAAGAGTACAATTTCCCGAAGCCTTTGATTTTTACTGCTTCGTACAGCAGAGATCAATACAATCCAGCCTGTAATAATGCTGAATGAGGCCATGAAGCGAATTACAAAACTGATTTTACCTAATAAAGTGTCCAAAACTTGCAGTACCAGTCCGAGATCAATAACTGAAATATTTGGAAAACTCCGCACTACGGCAGCCTGGAATTTTGCAGAAGTTTGTGCATCAGGAATTTTAGTCATCAGCACATGGAATTTAGGGGCTTCTTCTAAAACACCAGCAGGAAATAGGACGCGAAAATTAGTTTGCACTTTCCCCCACTCCACTTTCCTGAGACTTCCGATAACTGTTGGAATCATCATTCCCTGAACATTAAAAAGCATCTTATCTCCTACTTTCACGCCAATTCTTTCTGCATAGCGTTCATCAAGTGAGATATAGACTATATCCTTCGGATAGTTAACGCTCCCAACCCACTTTCCTGCTGTGATTTTTTCTGCACTGGTTAGTTGTGTTTGAAAAGTAGCCCTGATCTCATTTTTAAAGGCAGACGACGAACTTTCCCGCTTTTGATTATCCCCATTTTCAGGTTCCTTCTTTTTCAAACTATCGGCCTCAGCCAATTGTGAAGCCGTTTTACCATTAATTTCTTCCAGGCGCATCGTTACGACTGCAACCTGGTTCATTAAAGGTAAATTATATTGCTTAGTGAGTGCATTTACACCCTCAACCTGATCGTCCTGAATATCGAAAAGAGCCATATTTGGCTGATCTTTCCCAGACGAGATCGTGACCTTATTAATGAGTATTCCCTGAACGAAATATAGCGTAGCAATCAATGTAGTCGATAAACCAATAGCTACAATGAGCATCAGCGTCAGGTTATTTGGCCGGTAAAGATTGGAGAATCCTTGTCTCCAGGTATAGGCTATACCTTTTGGTATCGTTTTTTTAACCAGCGCCAATAATAATACTGATAGTGCGTAAAATATCAATATAGTGACTAACAATGCACCTGAAAAGATAAGCGCCTGCAACCAGCTATTCATCTGGAGATAAGTAAACCCCAGTACAAATAAGAAAATGATTAGATAAACTATAATTTTCAGTGGATCTGCTTTGAGTTTAACCTGCTCAAAAGATAGTCTTATTGCATTAAGCGGAGATATCCGGCGAACCGATAAAAGAGAGGGTAAAGCAAAAAGTATCGCAATCACCACCCCCGTTATAATCCCCTGAAAAATCGCCCCCCAGGAAAGCTGCATGGTAAAATCTACCGGCAAAAAATCTTTCAGTACATAGGGTAATAAAAATTGCAGTCCGGAGCCAATTATTGCACCTGCCACAGCACCTGCAAACCCGATAAAAGTCAATTGAATGAGGTAAATAAAGAAAGCTTCCCAAGCACTTACTCCCAGGCAACGTAAAGTCGCAATCGCAGCCAGTTTCTCACTAATATATACGTGAATTGCACTTCCAACTCCAATACAACCTAATAATAAAGCGATAAACCCTGCCAGAGAAAGAAATTGACTCAGATCCTGAAAGGCACGTCCAGTACTTTGTTTTTTAGAAGCAATGGTCTCGTGGTCCATTCCCTCTTTATCTAAAACAGGCTTGATCTTTTTCAATAAAAGATGAATAGCCGCTGATTGATTGAATTTATAATAAAAAGAATAGTGAATCCGGCTGCCAAACTGCGCCAGTCCGGTCTGTTTCAGATATTTAAAAGGAATATAAACTATGGGTGAAATGGAAGCCATAATCCCTGATTGTCCTGGTGCCTGTTCTAAATAACCTGCAATCGCAAAGTTAACTTTACCAATTTGGACAGAGTCGCCGGGCTTCGCATTAAATTGCAACATTACAGTTTTGTCCACGAGTGCATTTCGTCCCTGGTCAAGTTGTTTAGCGGCTAATTTGGGTGCCGTTTCTATGGTTCCGTAAAAAGGATACTGACCTTGAAGCGCCTTAATTTGAACTAAACGGCTCCCCTGTCCTTTGATAAAATAAAGCATCGAAGGAAAGCTTTGTTCCTTTGCGCGCTGATCACCTAAAGTGTCCAGCATAGCCAATACTGGTTTGCTGATTTCTTTGCGGCTATCAATAATCAGATCTGCTCCGGTTAATGTTTTAGCTTGTTCATCAATATCCCGCTGCAAATTATCACTAAAAGAATAAACAGCTACCAAAGCTGCAATCCCTAAAATAATAGAAGAAGTAAAAAGAAATAGTCTGGACCGGTTTTTACGGCTATCCCGCCATGCCATCTTGAATAACCAGGAAACAGGGACATTTTTTCGGAAAACAGGTAGTTGATCAGGCATAAGTTTTTTGTTCGTCAGCTATGATTACTCCACTTTTCAACTTGATAATCCGATCAGTCCGCGATGCCAGTTCCAGATCATGGGTAACAATTACAAGGGTTGTTCCAGCTTCTTTATTTAAATCGAAAAGAAGACGAATTACCTTTTCACTGGTTTCTCCGTCCAGATTTCCCGTGGGTTCATCAGCAAATAAAATTGCAGGGGTATTAGAAAATGCTCTTGCTAAAGACACTCGTTGTTGTTCACCGCCAGAAAGTTGCACAGGATAATGATTCGCGCGATCTGTTAAACCCACTTTATCTAATAATTCCATTGCCCGTGGACGGATATTTTTTTCGCCTCTCAACTCAAGCGGTACCATGATATTTTCTATAGCAGTTAATGTAGGAAGCAATTGAAAGTTTTGAAAAATGAAGCCTACATAACGGTTACGGACTGCTGCTCTTTCGTCTTCTGAGAGCTGATCTAATACGACATGGTTTAATTCCACACTACCTGAAGTAGCCCGGTCTAACCCCGCACATAAACCTAAAAACGTAGTTTTTCCGCTACCTGAAGGTCCTGTAATTGATACAGTAGAGCCTCTCTGTATAGAGAAATTGATATGATCAAGTATAGTCAATGAGGAAGCTGCACTTTTATATTGTTTACTGACTTCTTTTATATTTAAGATGGTTTCCAAAGAAATAAGGTTAAATGATGATATTTATTGATATTTGACGCAACAGATGGTATTTTGTTACCGTTAACATATCAAAAACCAATCCTTTTATAAGATGAAGAGCATTAAGTTACGTTATAATTACATCGTTTTAATAATTGCAGCTGTGCTATTGTCCAGTTGTGGTGATATGGATAAAAAGACTGATCAGACAGCAACAACACCGGTAAAAGATTCTGTTGAAGTAGCGCATCCAAAAAAACAAGGTCCGGTTAAACATATTCTGTTTTTCGGAACTAGTTTAACGGCTGGTTTAGGTGTAAATCCAGAACAGGCTTTTCCTGCGCTGATCCAGCAGAAAATTGATTCTTTACATTTATCCTATAAAGTAATTAATGGTGGTTTGAGCGGAGAAACTTCTGCAGCAGGAAAAAGCCGTATCAACTGGTTACTGAAACAACCAATTGATATTTTTGTCCTGGAATTAGGTGCAAATGATGGTTTAAGAGGTGTTCCTGTAGAAGAAACAGCAGCAAACTTACAAGCTGTAGTAGATCAGGTAAAAAAGAAATATCCAAAAGCGAAGTTAATGCTAACCGGGATGCAGATGCCCCCAAGTATGGGCGAAAAATATACCAAAGCTTTTGCGGCGATCTTCCCTGCCCTTGCTAAAAAAAATAAGATGGAATTCCTGCCTTTCTTGCTGAAGAACGTTGGTGGTATTCCTCGTTTAAACCAAAAAGACGGAATTCATCCAACACCAGAAGGCCACAAAATAGTTGCAGAGAATGTATGGGCGAAACTAAAACCTGAGTTGTAATTCCCTTGCCATATGAATCCTGAACAAATGATCATCCAGCTGGCCGGATTTTATAACCATGATCAGTTTTCTGAAATCTATCTTTTGCATGCTGATGAATTTAAGCAGCATGTTGCTGAAAAGACGGTTATGGATTTTTACCATTACGATTTGAAACGAAGCCTTGGGGAAATTACTTCCTGGGAATTTATAAAGACTGAACAAGAGGTAGCTGAGTATCTTATAAATTTCAAATATGGGGAACTCTCTTTAAAGATAGCTTTAACAGCGGATGATTTGCTTGCTTTAGTAAATTGGGAACCAGTCCATCAGGAAGAGGAAATCTTAAATATCAGAGATCCACTGACCATTCTGTCTACTAATAGATTAACAACTCCACTGCAGTGCTTTATTGATCAGCAGGCTATTAAATATCTTCAGGACCCAAATAACAGGAGTCTGAGTATTGGTTTGATCCGGGGAACGCATACTGAAACGTTCTTTTATGGAGAGACACACCTGGATAATCATACTTTGCCAGACAGCCATTCTCTTTATGAGATTGGTTCAATTTCCAAAACTTTTACTGCTGTTATACTTACGTATGCGATCAATCAGGGCAAAATCAAATTAAATGATGATATCAGAAAATACTTATCAGGGGATTATCAAAATCTGCAATTTGAGGGAACACCTATAAGAATTATAGATCTTTGCAACCATACTTCAGGTTTACCGGGTCTTCCTGAGAATTTTGATTCGCATTCGGATTACAAAGAGAAAAATCCATATCTGAATTATTCGAAAGAAATGATTAATGAATATCTGAGCCGTTTTGTTGTGGAGGAACTTCCAGTAACAAGAGCCGAATATTCAAACCTTGGTTTTGCTATACTGGGGATGATATTGGAAGATCTTTATCAATTGCCACTAGAAAAATTGCTTCAGGAAGTGATTACTTTTCCACTAGGAATGAACAATACAACTTATGAAATTCCTTTAACAAATCACAATTTACTTACAGGTTATGACCATGAAAATGGTGAAGAGGCAGGTTATTGGGATTTAGCTGCTTTTAAAGCTGCTGGAGGATTAAAGTCTGACCTTGAAGATATGTTAGTTTATCTTCGCGCAAATATCAATGCGTACAGTAAAGATTTTTCGTTCCCCCATCATCAAACTGATATCCAGCCAGGCTATGGGAGGGGGCTCGCCTGGGTTACCCAATTCTTTAATGATGATACTATTATCTGGCATAATGGAGGGACCGGCGGTTTCAGAAGTTACTGTGGTTTTATAAAGGAAAAGCAAACTGGCCTTGTTGTGCTGAGTAATTCAAGCAAAGATGTGGACGATATGGCAATGGAAATATTACTATATAGCCTTCAGGATCAATAACAACCTGGTTTAGAATACTCTTGGGCAGATAGATGCTTTAGGTGCTTTTCCGAAAGCTATCCCTACAGTAATTTCATGTGTTCCAGATTGGTAACCATTGAGTTTAGAGAGTGCATAATCATAAGAATAACCTATTCTGAAGCGTTCATTCACATAAAACTGGGCAATTCCAATCAGTGCGGCCTGACTGGCCACATCAGTATTTTGATATTCTTTTTTAAAGGCTTTAACACTTGTGCGGTACCCTCCGCCAAGCCAGACTTTATCATTGAATATAGCCATGATATTAAAATCTGCATTGGTAGGACCTTTAAAATCTTCTCTGATCATCACGCTTGGCCTGAACCTCAAATCTGTAGAGGCATTGATCAATGCACCTGCCACAAAGTACATATGCCTGGTGCGGACAATGTTATCAGCAATATTTGTACTTCTTCTGTAATCATCAACAGATTTACTATTTGATAACAGGTTAAGGGCAGATATACCCGCATACCAATAGGGTGTAGTATAATATATACCTGCACGGAAATCCGGGGCAATTTTACTGGAACCTCCTGTTGGAACTGAGCCATCCCCTCCATCAACTGTAGTCAGCGCACTTCCATCTAAGCCGTATTGTGCTGCTCCTACCCCTAAACCGAAACTCAAGCGACGCGTATCTGCTCCATCAAGTTGTATCCGGAAGGCATAATTCAAGGTGATTGAATTGGAAGTTTGAGGGCCTAATTTATCGGAAGTGATTTGCACACCAACTCCATGTTTAGTGGTCTGCGGATCTAAAATCCCGTCAATAGAGATTTGTCCGGTTTTAGGTGCCCCTTGAATCCCTACCCATTGGTTACGCAACGCCATTTGAGCAAACCATTCTTCTTTGTATCCTGCGTATGCGGGATTTACACTCAGGGTATTGAATATATATTGGGAGAACTGAATATTTTGCTGCGCAGAAGCATGACCGGTTAATAAACCGATTGAGCAAATAAGCAGTAATATTTTATACAGTTTCTTCATTATCTTTTTATAAGTATCCAGCCATTTTTATTCACCTTACTTCCGGCTTTTTTCAAGGTGATGACATAATAGTAAGTTCCTTCTGTTAACCCGGAGCCATCCCATTCATCCAGGTAATTGTTATTTCTGTAAACTTCATTACCCCAGCGGTTGAACACCATCAGTTCAATGCCATCAAAACTTTCTCTTCCAATAATTTTGAAAGTATCATTTTTACCATCTCCGTTTGGAGTGATCGTATTTGGAATGAATAAGTCGATTGGAATAACAGTAATGGTTACAGTAGCTCTGTTACTTTTGTTTGGCGTCCCGGTTTTATAATCATAGATATAATAAGTGAATTCATCTTTCCCTGAATACCCCTTGTTTGGAGTATAAGTAACAGTTCCATCCGTATGCACGTCTAACCTTCCGTTTGATGGTTGTGTATTTTCTATACTTGCTTTATTCAGGCCATTTAGTGAGGCTATATCATTTCCTGCAATATGAATCACAATAGTCTGATTAATCTGAACTTCGGCTTTATCATCTAATGCCTGCGGTGCATCTACAATAATGTGAACGGTTGGCTCATCATTATTCGCTTGTGTGCCTGAAATATCAGAAACAGGATCACCAGATGGCGTATTTCCTTTAACAGTCGCAGTATTGACGACCCTTCCATCTCTTTTTTCTTCATCAGATATTTTATAAGTTGCGGTAACTGTGATCGATGCTCCTGCAGCAATTTCATTAGTTCCCAGGTTTATTTGTCCACCAATTTTGGTGTCCATCAGATTCAGGTTATAGAGTTTCACTCTTCCGTTATTCGTTATTTTGAAAGTGTAAATGATCGTAGAGAAGTCACTACGGATCACGCCTGTTTTAACCAGTACGATTGATCCGCTGGTTACAATATCAACTGTGGCAACCGCTATTAAAGGGGTTGATATTTCTGCTGTGGTCAAGCTTGCCGTGTTAATGATTTTACCCGATCTTGCATTTGGTTTCCCATTTTCATCGATGTCTGTTTGAGTAACACGGTAAGTTCCTGTATATACCCATGATTCATTAGCTTCCAGAATTCCATTTCCATTATCTCCGTAAACCGGGCCTCTTAATAAACCTCCTAAAAATGGATCTGTTACCTGAACATTAGTGTGGTTGGCTGTACCTGTATTTTTTACTGTGATAGTATATTGTATCTGGTCTCCTGTTGCTGAAACAACGTTTACATTTGCAGTTTTTGTAATAGTCAAACTGCTGCATACCGGTACATTAATAGTAACAGTAAAAGTTTTTCCAGGA is a window encoding:
- a CDS encoding CocE/NonD family hydrolase; protein product: MKSLATKTYILSAAVSMLSFGTMAQRPAQNQDNAIYITTHYTKIEKLVPMRDGVKLFTIIYVPKDNSKEYPILYNRTPYSAGPYGAELYKTSLGPSMVFAKDGYIFVYQDVRGRYMSEGEFVANRPFIPDKKTKTTVDESSDSYDTIDWLVKNVKGNNGKVGTWGISAPGFYTTMTTIDAHPALKAASPQAPVTDWFLGDDRHHNGAFFLMGTFSFLAYYGTPRPEPTPNHADRFTAYGTPDAYEFYKNLGPLKNADERYFKGKNLVWNEMMDNENYNDFWKSRTPVPHLKNIKPAVMTVGGWFDQEDLYGPLKTFAGIEQNKPAAPNYLVMGPWTHGSWTTGSNASLGNVRFNSETGPYYREQIELTFFNHYLKGTANPELPKATIFETGSNQWKKYAAWPPAEAKEERLYFHASGKLSFEAPLKEAKEYDEFISDPENPVPYTNEIRIDRGSDYMYEDQRFAAKRPDVLVYQTPILENDVVISGHLLADLFVSTTGTDADFVVKLIDVYPGDAPDDSPLPGTKMGGFQQLVRGEVMRSKFRNSFSAPEAMVPGAVTEVKFDMQDAAHCFKKGHKIMVQVQSSWFPLVDRNPQTFVNVYKATETDFQKATHRVYFKTGQASSLKVSVLKAD
- a CDS encoding aldose 1-epimerase family protein is translated as MMILLENENIKVTISAKGAELQSIKSKKDNLEYLWKGDPAFWGKFSPVLFPIVGALKNNTYCIGDQSYQLPRHGFARDLDFEAQQISEEEALFTLSNTVKTSEVYPFEFKFSLRYRISGPAVSCTYEVNNPGTKDLLFSVGAHPAFAVPLTADTVYEDYYLEFSQDESLNIHQIEDNLIGDQVAILQLSDRKLNLQHELFYNDALVMKDLNSKSIQLKNTKNQHGLNFRFIDFPFFGIWSAKDADFVCLEPWCGIADGIHHNQQLSDKEGIQSLSPGLDWKRSWEIEVF
- a CDS encoding response regulator transcription factor, with the protein product MKKRIHVLEDDQDIRYIIEFLLKDEGYELQLSSTFAELKSKLNDALPDLFIIDVMLPDGNGIEICDDLKTDMFTKHIPVIVMSANPESKEKSVTAQADAYISKPFDLDYVVKRIERLLVK
- a CDS encoding ABC transporter permease, producing MPDQLPVFRKNVPVSWLFKMAWRDSRKNRSRLFLFTSSIILGIAALVAVYSFSDNLQRDIDEQAKTLTGADLIIDSRKEISKPVLAMLDTLGDQRAKEQSFPSMLYFIKGQGSRLVQIKALQGQYPFYGTIETAPKLAAKQLDQGRNALVDKTVMLQFNAKPGDSVQIGKVNFAIAGYLEQAPGQSGIMASISPIVYIPFKYLKQTGLAQFGSRIHYSFYYKFNQSAAIHLLLKKIKPVLDKEGMDHETIASKKQSTGRAFQDLSQFLSLAGFIALLLGCIGVGSAIHVYISEKLAAIATLRCLGVSAWEAFFIYLIQLTFIGFAGAVAGAIIGSGLQFLLPYVLKDFLPVDFTMQLSWGAIFQGIITGVVIAILFALPSLLSVRRISPLNAIRLSFEQVKLKADPLKIIVYLIIFLFVLGFTYLQMNSWLQALIFSGALLVTILIFYALSVLLLALVKKTIPKGIAYTWRQGFSNLYRPNNLTLMLIVAIGLSTTLIATLYFVQGILINKVTISSGKDQPNMALFDIQDDQVEGVNALTKQYNLPLMNQVAVVTMRLEEINGKTASQLAEADSLKKKEPENGDNQKRESSSSAFKNEIRATFQTQLTSAEKITAGKWVGSVNYPKDIVYISLDERYAERIGVKVGDKMLFNVQGMMIPTVIGSLRKVEWGKVQTNFRVLFPAGVLEEAPKFHVLMTKIPDAQTSAKFQAAVVRSFPNISVIDLGLVLQVLDTLLGKISFVIRFMASFSIITGWIVLISAVRSSKNQRLREIVLLRTIGAKGTQILSITAIEYLFLGVLAAAAGMVIALAGSWALATYIFDAVFTPEPLPIVLLFSAVTLIVVITGMSSSRGILKHPPLEVLRKDS
- a CDS encoding ABC transporter ATP-binding protein, whose amino-acid sequence is METILNIKEVSKQYKSAASSLTILDHINFSIQRGSTVSITGPSGSGKTTFLGLCAGLDRATSGSVELNHVVLDQLSEDERAAVRNRYVGFIFQNFQLLPTLTAIENIMVPLELRGEKNIRPRAMELLDKVGLTDRANHYPVQLSGGEQQRVSLARAFSNTPAILFADEPTGNLDGETSEKVIRLLFDLNKEAGTTLVIVTHDLELASRTDRIIKLKSGVIIADEQKTYA
- a CDS encoding arylesterase is translated as MKSIKLRYNYIVLIIAAVLLSSCGDMDKKTDQTATTPVKDSVEVAHPKKQGPVKHILFFGTSLTAGLGVNPEQAFPALIQQKIDSLHLSYKVINGGLSGETSAAGKSRINWLLKQPIDIFVLELGANDGLRGVPVEETAANLQAVVDQVKKKYPKAKLMLTGMQMPPSMGEKYTKAFAAIFPALAKKNKMEFLPFLLKNVGGIPRLNQKDGIHPTPEGHKIVAENVWAKLKPEL
- a CDS encoding serine hydrolase domain-containing protein; this translates as MNPEQMIIQLAGFYNHDQFSEIYLLHADEFKQHVAEKTVMDFYHYDLKRSLGEITSWEFIKTEQEVAEYLINFKYGELSLKIALTADDLLALVNWEPVHQEEEILNIRDPLTILSTNRLTTPLQCFIDQQAIKYLQDPNNRSLSIGLIRGTHTETFFYGETHLDNHTLPDSHSLYEIGSISKTFTAVILTYAINQGKIKLNDDIRKYLSGDYQNLQFEGTPIRIIDLCNHTSGLPGLPENFDSHSDYKEKNPYLNYSKEMINEYLSRFVVEELPVTRAEYSNLGFAILGMILEDLYQLPLEKLLQEVITFPLGMNNTTYEIPLTNHNLLTGYDHENGEEAGYWDLAAFKAAGGLKSDLEDMLVYLRANINAYSKDFSFPHHQTDIQPGYGRGLAWVTQFFNDDTIIWHNGGTGGFRSYCGFIKEKQTGLVVLSNSSKDVDDMAMEILLYSLQDQ
- a CDS encoding type IX secretion system membrane protein PorP/SprF, coding for MKKLYKILLLICSIGLLTGHASAQQNIQFSQYIFNTLSVNPAYAGYKEEWFAQMALRNQWVGIQGAPKTGQISIDGILDPQTTKHGVGVQITSDKLGPQTSNSITLNYAFRIQLDGADTRRLSFGLGVGAAQYGLDGSALTTVDGGDGSVPTGGSSKIAPDFRAGIYYTTPYWYAGISALNLLSNSKSVDDYRRSTNIADNIVRTRHMYFVAGALINASTDLRFRPSVMIREDFKGPTNADFNIMAIFNDKVWLGGGYRTSVKAFKKEYQNTDVASQAALIGIAQFYVNERFRIGYSYDYALSKLNGYQSGTHEITVGIAFGKAPKASICPRVF